In the genome of Streptomyces sp. NBC_00190, one region contains:
- a CDS encoding SMI1/KNR4 family protein produces MDDQRNPTPSVHDFVTWEPVLRLLRAEHAEQLAAPGGRVAGRIGQSGWSVPLKRRLPPLGRAAQLEDIRDEHDAVERVRSALAKDGVDAVSFAVEIEPSGRTLLHLLEPGPAVEPGIGPHPGALVLVEGSRPEPWHRLPDPVPGAVPAPSVDPVLLERTLRERLPGAVGATEAEIAAAESRLGIALPDELKVLYRVTRADWEDWRGDYEAARRHSEAVRCELFGLDDLYVAEAATRYSPWEFAAMDAVDIRPDAAVQGLVGSPGWIVFGDNGGGDRLAVDLTPGPRGHTGQIIILSHEESVGAGLVADSLTDLVLDRPSAEPGSEEVRRPPAAAWVNASSTRSIEAAVHPGLEVLSIGVWDGPPLSLAPLTGLPRLRTLTAYPGTLADPLEIAELTGLEFLELGHREWRVLLDAGAVPRCLSAAAVMVHGDQDALSIVAIANELLALWDRPHIIRTVLEGDLGPVA; encoded by the coding sequence ATGGATGATCAACGGAACCCCACTCCTTCGGTTCACGACTTCGTGACCTGGGAGCCCGTACTGCGGCTGCTGCGGGCGGAACACGCGGAGCAACTCGCGGCCCCGGGCGGTCGTGTGGCGGGCCGTATCGGCCAGAGTGGATGGAGCGTGCCCCTGAAACGACGGTTGCCGCCCCTTGGCCGCGCTGCCCAGCTGGAGGACATTCGCGACGAGCACGATGCCGTGGAGCGGGTGCGCAGCGCTCTGGCGAAGGACGGCGTCGACGCCGTTTCCTTCGCGGTGGAGATCGAGCCGTCGGGGAGGACTCTGCTTCACCTGCTCGAACCCGGCCCGGCCGTGGAGCCGGGCATCGGTCCGCATCCCGGGGCGCTCGTTCTCGTCGAGGGCTCGCGTCCCGAGCCCTGGCATCGCCTTCCCGATCCGGTACCGGGAGCGGTGCCGGCGCCGTCGGTGGACCCCGTGCTGCTGGAGCGGACGCTCCGCGAACGCCTGCCCGGCGCCGTCGGCGCCACGGAAGCCGAGATCGCCGCGGCGGAATCGCGCCTGGGCATCGCCCTGCCCGACGAACTCAAAGTGCTCTACCGGGTGACACGGGCCGACTGGGAGGACTGGCGCGGCGACTACGAGGCTGCGCGCCGCCATTCCGAGGCGGTCCGCTGCGAACTCTTCGGCTTGGACGACCTGTACGTCGCCGAGGCGGCGACCCGCTACAGCCCCTGGGAGTTCGCGGCGATGGATGCGGTCGACATCCGGCCCGACGCCGCAGTGCAGGGGCTGGTCGGCTCGCCGGGCTGGATCGTGTTCGGGGACAACGGAGGCGGTGACCGGCTGGCCGTCGATCTGACTCCCGGCCCCCGCGGACACACCGGACAGATCATCATCCTCTCCCACGAGGAGAGCGTCGGTGCCGGACTCGTCGCGGACTCCCTCACCGACCTGGTCCTGGACCGGCCCAGCGCGGAGCCCGGTAGCGAGGAGGTTCGGCGGCCACCCGCCGCGGCTTGGGTCAACGCATCCAGCACGCGGAGCATCGAGGCCGCCGTCCACCCCGGCCTGGAGGTTCTGTCCATCGGTGTATGGGACGGTCCGCCGCTCAGTCTTGCGCCCTTGACCGGGCTGCCGCGGCTGCGGACCCTCACCGCCTACCCCGGCACACTCGCCGACCCTCTGGAGATCGCCGAGCTCACCGGACTGGAGTTCCTGGAACTCGGTCACCGGGAATGGCGAGTCCTCCTCGATGCCGGAGCCGTCCCCCGCTGCCTGTCGGCCGCCGCCGTCATGGTTCACGGTGACCAGGACGCTTTGTCCATCGTGGCCATCGCCAATGAGCTGCTTGCCCTCTGGGACCGGCCTCATATCATCCGGACCGTACTCGAAGGAGACCTCGGCCCCGTGGCATAG